One Acetobacterium sp. KB-1 DNA segment encodes these proteins:
- a CDS encoding FMN-binding protein, producing the protein MKKAMIIILGVLVLVGAGGFFYLTSGLESGENLAINPVDLQKIEDGTYAGVYESGRWTNEVAVSVANHQITSIDVVKSVTMESPDVTSTIINQVIKIQNTTVDTVSGATVTSKAYLKSIENALTQ; encoded by the coding sequence GTGAAAAAAGCAATGATTATTATTCTGGGCGTATTGGTACTAGTAGGTGCCGGCGGATTTTTTTATCTCACCAGCGGCCTGGAATCCGGGGAAAACCTGGCAATCAATCCGGTGGATCTACAAAAAATTGAAGATGGCACCTATGCCGGTGTTTACGAATCTGGACGTTGGACCAATGAGGTTGCCGTCAGTGTGGCCAATCATCAGATTACATCAATTGATGTGGTCAAATCCGTCACCATGGAATCTCCAGATGTGACCAGTACGATTATCAACCAAGTCATTAAAATACAAAATACCACTGTCGATACAGTCAGCGGTGCCACGGTTACCAGCAAAGCCTATCTCAAATCC
- a CDS encoding MarR family winged helix-turn-helix transcriptional regulator → MDHIDSMTDQKFIFGSVQVVANQMTTQLERELREYNLTTKQWLLTIVVANTFDHNPTIKEVAKGMGSSHQNVKQVALKLEQKGFIVMEKDPQDARITRIKLTDAVDSFGNESQAKAVIFTEKLFNGISAEELAMTRSTLAKILTNLEKMDQESR, encoded by the coding sequence TTGGACCATATCGACTCAATGACCGATCAAAAATTTATCTTTGGCAGTGTTCAAGTCGTTGCCAACCAGATGACCACCCAACTGGAGCGGGAACTAAGAGAATACAATCTAACAACCAAGCAGTGGCTGCTCACGATTGTCGTTGCGAATACCTTTGATCATAACCCCACCATCAAAGAAGTCGCCAAAGGAATGGGCAGTTCTCATCAGAACGTCAAGCAGGTAGCTCTGAAGTTAGAACAAAAAGGCTTCATTGTTATGGAAAAAGACCCTCAAGATGCCCGAATCACCCGGATCAAACTAACCGACGCCGTCGATTCTTTCGGTAACGAAAGTCAGGCGAAAGCAGTGATTTTTACTGAAAAATTATTTAACGGCATCTCGGCAGAGGAGCTGGCTATGACTCGGTCAACCCTTGCAAAGATACTGACAAACCTGGAAAAGATGGATCAAGAATCAAGATAA